The following are from one region of the Candidatus Binatia bacterium genome:
- the katG gene encoding catalase/peroxidase HPI — translation MNKEATCPFASMTGSRTVAGAQSNRDWWPNRLNVAMLHQHSERSNPLGRDFDYPQEFKKLDYAALKRDIADLMTDSQDWWPADWGHYGGLFVRMAWHAAGTYRISDGRGGAGNGDQRFAPINSWPDNANLDKARRLLWPIKKKYGNRISWADLLILAGNVALESMGFRTFGFGGGRADTWEPQDQVYWGQETTWLGDERYSSGRQLENPLGAVQMGLIYVNPEGPNGNPDPVASGRDVRETFARMAMNDEETVALVAGGHTFGKAHGAGDPALVGREPEGATIEEMGLGWKNAFGSGKSVHTTTSGIEGAWKPNPTKWDMGYFDILFGYEWELTRSPAGAQQWVAKDVRPEHMIPDAHDPSKKHSPMMTTADLSLRFDPIYEKISRRFHRNPQEFADAFARAWFKLTHRDMGPKSRYLGAEVPAEDMIWQDPVPAVNHPLVGAADVAALKAKVLASGLSIQDLVVTAWAAAASFRNSDKRGGANGARIRLAPQKDWAVNQPRVLARVLKTLEGIRKDFDATAAGGQKISMADLIVLAGCAAVESAAKAAGLAVTVPFSPGRTDASQQQTDVESFAVLEPHADGFRNYVREGIDAPAEELLLDRAQLLALTAPEMTVLVGGMRALGANANGSRHGLLTDRVGTLSADFFVNLLDMGTEWRQWSEKGVYEGVDRKTGKVRWTGTRADLVFGSNSELRALAEVYAQDDNPGKFVADFVAAWTKVMELDRFDLRR, via the coding sequence ATGAATAAGGAAGCCACATGTCCATTCGCCTCGATGACCGGCTCCCGAACCGTCGCCGGCGCGCAATCAAACCGCGACTGGTGGCCGAACCGACTGAACGTCGCGATGCTGCACCAGCACTCCGAGCGCTCGAACCCGCTGGGTCGCGACTTCGATTACCCGCAGGAGTTCAAGAAGCTCGACTACGCCGCGCTCAAGCGGGACATCGCGGACCTGATGACCGACTCTCAGGACTGGTGGCCGGCCGACTGGGGCCACTACGGGGGTCTGTTCGTCCGCATGGCGTGGCACGCCGCGGGCACCTACCGCATTTCGGACGGTCGCGGCGGCGCCGGAAACGGCGACCAGCGCTTCGCGCCGATCAATAGCTGGCCGGACAACGCCAACCTCGACAAGGCCCGCCGCCTGCTGTGGCCGATCAAGAAGAAGTACGGCAACCGGATCTCGTGGGCCGACCTCCTCATTCTCGCCGGCAACGTGGCGCTCGAGTCGATGGGTTTCAGGACCTTCGGCTTCGGCGGCGGCCGCGCCGACACCTGGGAACCGCAGGACCAAGTCTACTGGGGCCAGGAGACGACCTGGCTCGGCGATGAACGGTACAGCAGCGGACGCCAGCTCGAGAACCCGCTCGGTGCGGTCCAGATGGGTCTCATCTATGTGAACCCGGAAGGGCCGAACGGTAACCCGGACCCGGTCGCCTCGGGCCGCGACGTGCGCGAGACCTTCGCGCGCATGGCGATGAACGACGAAGAGACCGTCGCGCTGGTCGCCGGTGGCCACACCTTCGGTAAGGCGCACGGCGCCGGCGATCCGGCGCTGGTCGGTCGCGAGCCCGAAGGCGCGACGATCGAGGAGATGGGCCTTGGCTGGAAGAACGCGTTCGGCTCCGGGAAGAGCGTTCACACGACGACCAGCGGCATCGAGGGCGCGTGGAAGCCCAACCCGACGAAGTGGGACATGGGCTATTTCGACATACTCTTCGGCTACGAGTGGGAGCTGACCAGGAGCCCCGCCGGGGCGCAGCAGTGGGTGGCGAAGGACGTGAGGCCCGAGCACATGATACCGGACGCGCACGATCCGTCGAAGAAGCATTCGCCCATGATGACGACGGCCGACCTGTCGCTGCGTTTCGATCCGATATACGAGAAGATCTCACGGCGCTTCCACCGGAATCCGCAGGAGTTCGCCGACGCCTTCGCGCGCGCGTGGTTCAAGCTGACCCACCGCGACATGGGTCCGAAGTCGCGCTACCTTGGCGCCGAGGTTCCGGCCGAAGACATGATCTGGCAGGACCCGGTCCCGGCGGTAAATCACCCGCTCGTCGGCGCGGCCGACGTCGCGGCGCTCAAGGCGAAGGTGCTTGCTTCCGGCCTGTCGATCCAGGACCTCGTCGTGACGGCGTGGGCCGCGGCGGCCAGCTTCCGCAATTCCGACAAGCGAGGCGGCGCCAACGGCGCGCGCATCCGCCTCGCGCCGCAGAAAGACTGGGCAGTCAACCAGCCCCGCGTCCTCGCCAGGGTGCTCAAGACGCTCGAAGGTATCCGGAAGGACTTCGACGCGACGGCGGCCGGCGGCCAGAAGATCTCGATGGCCGACCTTATCGTGCTCGCCGGCTGCGCCGCGGTCGAGTCGGCGGCGAAGGCGGCCGGCCTCGCGGTGACGGTACCTTTCTCGCCGGGTCGCACCGACGCGTCGCAGCAGCAGACCGATGTCGAGTCCTTTGCGGTGCTCGAGCCGCACGCGGACGGCTTCCGCAACTATGTGCGCGAAGGCATCGACGCACCGGCGGAGGAATTGCTACTCGATAGAGCGCAGTTGCTGGCGCTGACCGCGCCCGAGATGACCGTGCTCGTCGGCGGCATGCGGGCCCTCGGTGCCAACGCAAACGGATCGCGCCATGGCCTCCTCACCGACCGCGTCGGCACGCTCAGCGCAGACTTCTTCGTCAACTTGCTCGATATGGGTACCGAGTGGCGGCAGTGGTCGGAGAAGGGGGTCTACGAAGGCGTCGACCGCAAGACCGGAAAGGTACGGTGGACCGGCACCCGCGCCGATCTCGTTTTCGGCTCGAACTCGGAGCTAAGGGCGCTGGCCGAGGTTTACGCTCAGGACGACAACCCCGGCAAGTTTGTCGCCGACTTCGTGGCGGCATGGACCAAGGTGATGGAGCTCGACCGCTTCGACCTCCGCCGGTAA
- a CDS encoding carbonic anhydrase, protein MKKLIEGALHFQKAIYPRYRDLYHELAHGQSPPCLFITCSDSRIVPDLLVQTEPGELFVCRNAGNIVPAHGEPAGGVSATIEFAVLALNVKHIIVCGHSDCGAMKAVLHPETVAAMPAVAHWIAFAERARAVALATAGGAGEAELIDRVIEENVVAQLDNLRTHPCVAGRLRTGALELHGWIYDIRTGGFRGWDGARLRWRPIEELAAASN, encoded by the coding sequence ATGAAGAAGCTCATCGAAGGCGCCCTGCATTTTCAGAAAGCGATCTATCCGCGGTACCGCGACCTCTACCACGAACTTGCCCACGGTCAGTCGCCGCCTTGCCTGTTCATCACGTGCAGCGACTCGCGGATCGTGCCCGACCTGCTGGTTCAGACCGAGCCGGGCGAACTGTTCGTGTGCCGCAACGCGGGTAACATCGTGCCGGCCCACGGCGAGCCCGCGGGCGGCGTTTCGGCAACGATCGAGTTCGCCGTCCTGGCACTCAACGTCAAGCACATCATCGTTTGCGGCCACTCCGACTGCGGCGCGATGAAGGCGGTGCTGCACCCGGAGACGGTGGCGGCAATGCCGGCCGTGGCCCACTGGATCGCGTTTGCGGAACGCGCGCGTGCCGTGGCCCTGGCGACGGCCGGCGGTGCCGGCGAGGCGGAGCTGATCGACCGGGTAATCGAGGAGAATGTCGTCGCGCAACTCGACAACCTGCGCACCCATCCCTGCGTCGCCGGCAGGCTGAGAACCGGCGCCCTCGAATTGCACGGCTGGATCTACGACATCCGGACCGGCGGTTTCAGGGGATGGGATGGCGCCCGGCTGAGGTGGCGTCCGATCGAGGAACTCGCCGCCGCCTCCAACTGA
- a CDS encoding type II toxin-antitoxin system Phd/YefM family antitoxin gives MAAPNDETMTTVEAREHFSDLINRAAYGKARVVLTRRGKPLVAVVPVEDVNLLNALLRELEDRLDVAAAHEALEEPGTEPWEAVKARLGL, from the coding sequence ATGGCGGCACCGAACGATGAGACGATGACCACTGTGGAGGCCCGGGAACACTTCTCGGACCTCATCAACCGCGCCGCCTACGGGAAGGCGCGCGTGGTCCTCACGCGCCGCGGAAAGCCCCTGGTGGCGGTCGTGCCGGTGGAGGACGTGAACCTACTCAACGCGCTCCTTCGGGAACTGGAGGACCGCCTCGACGTGGCGGCCGCACACGAGGCCCTAGAGGAACCCGGTACCGAACCATGGGAGGCCGTGAAGGCCCGCCTTGGCCTCTGA
- a CDS encoding type II toxin-antitoxin system RelE/ParE family toxin: protein MELKPAAARDLAALATRDRVRVSKRIDALAANPRPPGVEKLKGAENLWRVRVGDYRIVYTIQDNALLVLVVRVRHRRDAYRQ from the coding sequence ATCGAACTGAAGCCGGCCGCCGCCCGTGATTTGGCCGCCCTCGCCACGCGGGACCGTGTCCGCGTGAGCAAGCGGATTGACGCCCTGGCCGCAAACCCTCGGCCGCCCGGGGTGGAGAAGCTGAAGGGGGCGGAGAACCTCTGGCGGGTGCGCGTGGGGGACTATCGTATCGTCTACACGATTCAGGACAATGCTCTCCTGGTCCTCGTGGTTCGCGTGAGACACCGCCGCGATGCGTACCGGCAGTAG